A window from Gorilla gorilla gorilla isolate KB3781 chromosome 21, NHGRI_mGorGor1-v2.1_pri, whole genome shotgun sequence encodes these proteins:
- the ARFGAP1 gene encoding ADP-ribosylation factor GTPase-activating protein 1 isoform X10 — MLSSESSWSLRRITILAGPCRRSTTAEPRPSLGIRASGQPQSVTASSDKAFEDWLNDDLGSYQGAQGNRYVGFGNTPPPQKKEDDFLNNAMSSLYSGWSSFTTGASRFASAAKEGATKFGSQASQKASELGHSLNENVLKPAQEKVKEGKIFDDVSSGVSQLASKVQGVGSKGWRDVTTFFSGKAEGPLDSPSEGHSYQNSGPDHFQNSNIDQSFWETFGSAEPTKTRKSPSSDSWTCADTSTERRSSDSWEVWGSASTNRNSNSDGGEGGEGTKKAVPPAVPTDDGWDNQNW, encoded by the exons ATGCTAAGTTCCGAGAGTTCCTGGAGTCTCAGGAGGATTACGATCCTTGCTGGTCCTTGCAGGAGAAGTACAACAGCAGAGCCGCGGCCCTCTTTAGGGATAAG AGCCTCTGGCCAGCCGCAGAGTGTGACCGCCTCCTCGGACAAGGCTTTTGAAGACTGGCTGAATGATGACCTCGGCTCCTATCAAGG GGCCCAGGGGAATCGCTACGTGGGGTTTGGGAACACGCCACCGcctcagaagaaagaagatgACTTCCTCAACAACGCCATGTCCTCCCTGTACTCG GGCTGGAGCAGCTTCACCACTGGAGCCAGCCGGTTTGCCTCAGCAGCCAAGGAGGGC gctACAAAGTTTGGATCCCAAGCGAGTCAGAAG GCGTCCGAGCTGGGCCACAGCCTGAACGAGAACGTCCTCAAGCCTGCGCAGGAGAAG GTGAAGGAGGGAAAGATTTTTGATGATGTGTCCAGTGGGGTCTCTCAGTTGGCGTCCAAG GTCCAGGGAGTCGGCAGTAAGGGATGGCGGGACGTCACCACCTTTTTTTCGGGGAAAGCAGAGGGCCCCTTGGACAG CCCCTCGGAGGGCCACAGTTATCAGAACAGCGGTCCGGACCACTTCCAAAACAGCAACATAGACCAGAGCTTCTGGGAGACCTTTGGAAGTGCTGAGCCCACCAAGACCCGCAAGTCCCCGAGCAGCGACAGCTGGACGTGCGCGGACACCTCCACCGAGAGGAGGAGCTCGGACAGCTGGGAGGTGTGGGGCTCGGCCTCCACCAACAGGAACAGCAACAGCGACGGCGGGGAGGGCGGGGAGGGCACCAAGAAGGCAGTGCCGCCGGCCGTGCCCACTGATGATGGCTGGGACAACCAGAACTGGTAG